One Verrucomicrobiota bacterium JB022 genomic window, TGCCGCACAAAGTGCGAACCGTCGAGCGGCGGAATCGGCATCAGGTTGAAGACGAAGAGGGCGCAGTTGACCTGAATCACCATGATTCCAAGGTCTGCCAAGGGGGCCCAGAAGGCAGCTCCCGCTAGAATCAATGCGCCGACGAAGGCCTGCACCAGGTTCATGCCGGGGCCGGCGGCGACCGTCAGCAGTTCGCGGCGCACAGGGTTAGGGAGGCGGTCGAAGGCCCGCCCATCGTAGACGACCGGCTTGCCCCAGCCAAGCATGACGGGGGCGCCGGGCGACATGATCTGCGCGAAGATGTTGATGCCGGGGATCACGAACGACCCGATGGGATCCAGGTGGGCCATCGGGTTGAGCGTCACGCGCCCTTGCTGACGGGGCAGGTAATTGCCCATCAGGTCGGCGACCTTGGCGTGACCATATTCGTGCAGTGCAATGCTGATCAGCAAGACGATGAACAGCAAAACGGCATTGGCGACTTCGGGAGGCATGTGTGGAACTTACAACAAAGCGGGGGTGAATGCCGCCATTAATGGAAATATTGCACCCCGGCCTCGAAGAGCGGCTGATAGTGGTTGCCCGGCACGTTGACCCCCACAAACGGTCCCACCCGCTCACTATGGCCCATTTTACCCAGCACGCGACCGCAAGGGCTGGTGATGCCCTCGATGGCGTGAATCGAGCCGTTGGGGTTGTGACGCGGGTCGTAGGTCGCGCGACCCTCGGCGTCGATGTACTGCGTGGCCACCTGGTCGTTGGCCCACAGGGTTTGCAGGGCCTCGGTGCTGGCCTCGAAGCAGCCTTCGCCGTGCGAGATCGGGATCATGTGCTCTTCGCCCAGTCGGCAATGCGCCAGCCACGGGCTCTTGGTCGAGAGCACGCGGGTGCGGGCGTAGCGCGACATGTGGCGACCGATCCAGTTGTAAGTCAGCGTCGGGTCGCCCGGCTGCAGGTCTCGGATTTCGCCAAAGGGCAGCAGGCCCAGCTTCACCATGGCCTGGAAGCCGTTGCAGATACCCAGCGCGAGGCCGTCGCGCTCGTGCAACAAGCGGTGCGTGGCATCCTTGACGGCAGCCTGGCGGAAGACGGAGGCGATGAACTTGCCGCTACCGGCCGGTTCGTCACCCGCGCTGAAGCCGCCTGGCAAGACGAGGATCTGGCACTGGTCGAGGCGGCGCACGATGCGCTCCAGCGAACCGGCCACATCGGCGTCGGTCAGGTTGCGGAAGATTTCGACCTGCGGGATCGCGCCGGCCCGGGCAAACGCACGAGCGGTATCGTATTCGCAGTTCGTCCCCGGGAAGACGGGGATGAAGACGCGCGGCTTGGCCACCTTGGTCTTCGGGCGATGACGCTCGCGAGGGGCAAAGCGCTGCTCCTGCGGGCGGCCTTCGCGCGCCGGGGCTTCCACCGGGAAGATCTTTTCCAGCGGCTCTTCCCACCAGCTGCGGAGCTGCGCCAAGGGCAAAACGGTGCCGG contains:
- a CDS encoding site-2 protease family protein is translated as MPPEVANAVLLFIVLLISIALHEYGHAKVADLMGNYLPRQQGRVTLNPMAHLDPIGSFVIPGINIFAQIMSPGAPVMLGWGKPVVYDGRAFDRLPNPVRRELLTVAAGPGMNLVQAFVGALILAGAAFWAPLADLGIMVIQVNCALFVFNLMPIPPLDGSHFVRHIFGISRETMAQMAMPGLILLIVLINIPQGQMLYTRPIIMLMQPFVWLGGTLYTLFLP